The Streptomyces sp. NBC_00510 genomic interval GGGGACGGGTTCGCCCTCCAGCCGGGCGGCGACGAGTTCGTCCAGGGCGTGCTGGTACTCGTCGTGCATCGACTCCAGGTCGAAGTCCTCGGAAAGGGTGTCCATCAGGCTCTGCGCCATCTTCAGCTCCTGCGGCCGCACGGTGACCTTCTCCGGCGGCGCCAGCCCCTCCGCGGCGCGGAGCTCGTCGGGCCAGTACATCGTGTGCAGGACCAGCACGTCCTGGTGGACGCGCAGCAGCGCCAAGGACTCGCGGGTGCGCAGCGCGATCTTGGTGACGGCGGCCTTGCCGCTGCTGCTCAGGGCCTCGCGGAGCAGGACGTACGGCTTGGCGGCGGCGGTCTCCGCGCCGACGTAGTAGGCCCGCGACAGGGACAGCGGGTCGATCTCGTCGGCGTCGACGAAGGCGAGCACGTCGATCAGCTTCTTGCTGGGCAGGGGGAGGGCGGCCAGGTCCTCGTCGGTGAGCACCACCGTGCGGCCGGTCTCGTCCTCGTACCCCTTGGCGATCTCCGCGTAGGGGACCTCCTTGCCCTCCTTCTCGCAGTACCGCTTCATGCGGATGCGGCCGCCGTCCTCGGCGTGCACCTGGTGCAGGGAGACGCCGTGCTCCTCGGTGGCCGCGTAGAGCTTGACCGGAATGGAGACCAGCCCGAAGCCGATCGCACCTTTCCACATGGATCGCATACTTTCGTCCCTTTCCGGGGACTTTCCAGACTATGCCCGCCCCGTCAGCCTCGCCCGACCGGCAGACGGTCGAGGTGGACGGCCGCCGCGTGGTCCTCACCCACCTGGACAAGGTCGTCTTCCCGGTCACCGGCCACACCAAGGCACAGCTGCTGCAGTACTACGCCCGCGTCGCGCCGGTGCTGGTGCCGCACGCCGCCGGGCGCCTCGCCTCCTTCGTCCGCGCCCCCGAGGGCCCGCACGCCCAGCGCTGGTTCGCCAAACGCCCGCCCGGCGGCACGCCCGACTGGGTGACCACCGCGGGGGAGGCCGACGAGCCGCACATCGTCGTCGACTCCACCCCGGCCCTGGTCACCATGGCCAACCTCGGCGCCTGGGAGGTCCACGTCCCGCAGTGGACCGTGGCGGGCGGACGTGACGCCCACGACCGCCTCGTCCTCGACCTCGACCCCGGCGAGGGCGCCGACCTCGTCCTGTGCTGCCGGGTCGCCGAACGCCTGCGGCAGATGATGGAGGACGACGGGCTCGCCTCCTTCCCCGTCACCTCCGGCAGCAAGGGGCTCCACCTCTACGCGCCGCTGCGACCCGCCACCGAGGCCGCCGCCACGGGCTACGCCAAGGCGCTCGCCGCCCGCATGCGCGACGAGCACCCCGGCCTCGTCGTGTTCTCCATGACCCGCAGCCTGCGCGCCGGGAAGGTCTTCATCGACTGGTCCCAGAACGCCTCCGCGAAGACCACCGCCTGCCCCTACACCCTGCGGCTGCGCGACCGCCCCGGCGTCGCGACGCCCGTCACCTGGGACGAGGTCGCCTCCTGCCGGAAGGCGGAGGACCTCGCCTTCACCCCGGAGGAGGTCCTGCAGCGCGCCGCCGACCACGGCGACCCGCTGGCCGCCCTGGACGACCCCGCCGGCCGCGGCACCCTGCCGTGACGGGCGCCCCCTCGTGACCGATCCCCTCCCGCTCCCCGTCCGCGTCGCCCTGGCCCGCCGCGTCGACACCGTGCCCGCGGCCGACGCCCTCCCCGGCGGCTGCGCGTACGAGCCGAAGTTCGACGGCCACCGCATGGTCGTGCTCACCGACCCCGTACGCCTGCAGACCCGCTCCGGCCGGCTCGTGACCGCCACCTTCCCCGAGATCGCGGAGGCCGCCGGGGCCCTGCCGGCCGGTACCGTCCTCGACGGCGAGGTCGTCATCTGGCGGGACGGCCGCGTCGACTTCGGCGCCCTCCAGCGCCGCGCCCTGCGCGGGTCGCGCCGCGGCCCCGTCCTCCCCGCCAACTACGCGGCCTTCGACCTGCTCGCCGCCGCCGGCACCGACCTGCGCGGCCGGCCGTACCGCGAACGCCGTGCGGCCCTCGTCGCCCTGCTGGAACCGCTCGGGCCGCCGCTGCAGGCCGTGCCCATGACGACCGACCGCGACGAGGCCGTCCACTGGTACGCCTCGCTCGCCCCGGCCGGCATCGAGGGCCTCGTGGTCAAGGGCCGCGGCCAGCGCTACCGCCCCGACCGCCGCGACTGGCTCAAGCTCCGCCACGCCGTCCCGCAGGACGCCGAGGCCATCGGCTTCACCGGCACCCCCCGCGCCCCCCGCGCCCTCGTCCTCGACCTCGGCGACGGCCCCTTCGCCACCGCGCCCCTGGACGCCCCCCTCCGCACCCAGCTCGCCGCGCTCCTCGTCCCCCCGCAGCCCCCGCCCGGCGCGACCCTTGACGACGGCACCCCTTACCGCCCCCTCCCCGCACCGCTCCCCGTCGAGATCCTCCAGGGCGAGGGCCGCCACGCCCTCACCACGGTGCTCCGCCTGCGGCCCGACGCGTGACCGCGGGGAGGAGTGCACCACCCCACCCCGGAAAGGCCGTTGAGCAGCGGTCGGCGCGGGAATACCATGGCGCGTCGCCGCTCGGCCCGTCGCGCGCGGCTCCCCCTTCGGTTCCCAGGAGACCCCTTCCGGCATGCGCGCGTTCCTCCAGGCCGTCCGGCTGCTTGTGCTGCTGCTCGGCTTCTACGTCATGGCCGTCGGCCTTCTCGCGTCGATCGTCGCCGCGGACGTCGTCCTCACCGACGTCGCGCTGCGACAGGGCTACGTGACCTTCCTGTTCGTGGGCATCAGCGTCGCCTTCGCCTCACCGCTGGTGTCGGGCCTGTTCGCCTCCGTCCGCGGCGTCAACCGTCACCGGCCCGCCGGGGTGCGGGTGACCGCGGACGAACAACCGGAGCTGTGGGCGCGCGTGCGCCGGGTGGCCGAGGCCATGGAGACGGCGGTCCCCGTCGAGCTCTGGCTCGTGGCGGAGCCGGTGGCGGCCGTCTGGCAGAGCTCCTGGGTGCTCGGCCTGGTCCCCGGGCGCCGGCGGATGGTGCTGGGCATCCCGTACCTGACGGGGCTGACGGAACGGCAGGTCGACGCGGTCATCGCCCACGAACTCGGCCACTTCGCCCGGCGCGACACCCTCCTGGCGGGGCTGGCCGCCCGCAACCGCGCCGGCCTGATGCGGGTCCTGGAGCGGTACGCCGAGGACGGCAACGGCATCGGCCACGCGATGGGCTCGATGTTCGCCGGCTACGCCCGCTTCTGCCTGCGGACGACGCAGGCCCAGGCACGCCTCGGGGAACTCGCCGCGGACCAAGCCGCCGCGCGGATCGCCGGGCGCGACTCCACCGCCGCCGCCCTGCGGCGCATCCCGCTGCTCGACGCCGCGCACACCCGCTACGTCCGGGAGTACGCCGGCATCGGCACCGCGCTCGGTCTGCTCCCTCCGGCCGAGGAGGTGCACCCCGGCTTCGGCGCGTTCCTGGACAGCGGGACCTGGCGGAAGGAGGAGCGGCGGCTGATCGCCGACCCGCCCCGGGAGAAGACCTCGCCCTACGACTCGCACCCCCCGATGCGCGAGCGGGTCGCGGCGATCGAGGCGCTGCCCGCGGACGCCGCCGGGACGTACCCCGGCGAGCCGTCACCGGCGGGCGCCGGCCTGCTCGGGGATCCCGCGGCGACCGGTGCCCGCACCGTGCTGGCGCTCCCCGGGGCCGCCGGGCTGCGTCAGCTGTCGTGGCGGGATCTGGCCGCCGAGGTGGGGACGGCGGAACTCGGAGCCGAGACGACGCCGGTGCTCCGCGCCGCCCGCGCGGTCCTGCGCACCCCCGCGGACCTCGGGATGCTGCTGGACGCCCTCGACGCCGGGCGCTGGCCGGAGGTCGTCGACTGCATGCCGCGCCCCGGCCACGGGGGCCACATGCTCCTCGACGACTCCCTGCGGGCGCGCGCCCGCGCCGATGCTGCGGACGGGCTGTACTCCCTGGCGCTGGCGGCCCTGGTCGAGGACGGCCGGGCCCGCTGGGAACTGGACTGGGAACGCGGCAGGCACCTGGAGTTCGACGAGGGCGTCCACGCCGCCCTGGACCGTGCCGTGGACGCCGCCATGTCCCCGCAGGACGGAGCGGAACCGGACAGCTCGGGCCTCCGCGAACTCCTCGGGCTGCCCGTGGACCGGGCACCGGCTCAGACCTGAGACGCCGTCGCCGGCACCTCGCGGGTGCGGGTCCAGCGCAGCAGGGTGTCCGCGTCCCAGGTGTTGACCACCCGCTGCGGGGGGACGCCGCACTCCTCGGCGCGGGCACAGCCGTGGATCTGCCAGTCCAGCTGGCCGGGGGCGTGGGCGTCGCTGTCGATGCTGAAGAGCACCCCGGCCTCCACGGCCTTGCGCAGCAGCCGCCGCGGCGGGTCGAGGCGGTCCGGGCGGCTGTTGATCTCCACGGCCACCCCGAAGCGCTCGCAGGCGGCGAAGACCAGGTCCGCGTCGAACTCCGACTCCGGGCGCAGCTTGCCGGCCACCAGCCGTCCCGTGCAGTGCCCCAGCACGTCCACCAGCGGATTGCTGATCGCGGAGATCATCCGCCGGGTCATCTCTTCCCGGTCCATCCGCAGCTTGGAGTGGACGGACGCGACGACGACGTCCAGCCGGTCCAGCAGCTCCGCGTTCTGGTCGAGGGCGCCGTCCGCGAGGATGTCGCACTCGATGCCGGTCAGCAGCCGGAAGGAGCCGGGGAGGCGGGCGCCGACCTCGGCCACCACCTCCAGCTGGGAGCGCAGCCGCTCGGCGGTGAGCCCCCGGGCGACGGTCAGCCGGGGGGAGTGGTCGGTGAGCGCGGCCCACTCGTGGCCCAGCTCCATCGCGGTGCGGGCCATCGTCTCGATCGGGCTGCCGCCGTCGGACCAGTCCGAGTGCAGGTGGCAGTCGCCGCGCAGCGCGGCCCGCATCCGCCGCCCCGCGTCGCCCTCCGGGCGGGGGACCGCGTCCGCGGCGCCCTCCGCCAGCCGGGTCAGATAGGCG includes:
- the ligD gene encoding non-homologous end-joining DNA ligase; translation: MPAPSASPDRQTVEVDGRRVVLTHLDKVVFPVTGHTKAQLLQYYARVAPVLVPHAAGRLASFVRAPEGPHAQRWFAKRPPGGTPDWVTTAGEADEPHIVVDSTPALVTMANLGAWEVHVPQWTVAGGRDAHDRLVLDLDPGEGADLVLCCRVAERLRQMMEDDGLASFPVTSGSKGLHLYAPLRPATEAAATGYAKALAARMRDEHPGLVVFSMTRSLRAGKVFIDWSQNASAKTTACPYTLRLRDRPGVATPVTWDEVASCRKAEDLAFTPEEVLQRAADHGDPLAALDDPAGRGTLP
- a CDS encoding Ku protein — encoded protein: MWKGAIGFGLVSIPVKLYAATEEHGVSLHQVHAEDGGRIRMKRYCEKEGKEVPYAEIAKGYEDETGRTVVLTDEDLAALPLPSKKLIDVLAFVDADEIDPLSLSRAYYVGAETAAAKPYVLLREALSSSGKAAVTKIALRTRESLALLRVHQDVLVLHTMYWPDELRAAEGLAPPEKVTVRPQELKMAQSLMDTLSEDFDLESMHDEYQHALDELVAARLEGEPVPEMAEVTAAPDNVVDLMAALQASIDARGGEKAGAKKTASGKAPAKKTATGKAPAKKAAAKKTAAKKTTPRKKAG
- a CDS encoding ATP-dependent DNA ligase, with the translated sequence MTDPLPLPVRVALARRVDTVPAADALPGGCAYEPKFDGHRMVVLTDPVRLQTRSGRLVTATFPEIAEAAGALPAGTVLDGEVVIWRDGRVDFGALQRRALRGSRRGPVLPANYAAFDLLAAAGTDLRGRPYRERRAALVALLEPLGPPLQAVPMTTDRDEAVHWYASLAPAGIEGLVVKGRGQRYRPDRRDWLKLRHAVPQDAEAIGFTGTPRAPRALVLDLGDGPFATAPLDAPLRTQLAALLVPPQPPPGATLDDGTPYRPLPAPLPVEILQGEGRHALTTVLRLRPDA
- a CDS encoding M48 family metalloprotease codes for the protein MRAFLQAVRLLVLLLGFYVMAVGLLASIVAADVVLTDVALRQGYVTFLFVGISVAFASPLVSGLFASVRGVNRHRPAGVRVTADEQPELWARVRRVAEAMETAVPVELWLVAEPVAAVWQSSWVLGLVPGRRRMVLGIPYLTGLTERQVDAVIAHELGHFARRDTLLAGLAARNRAGLMRVLERYAEDGNGIGHAMGSMFAGYARFCLRTTQAQARLGELAADQAAARIAGRDSTAAALRRIPLLDAAHTRYVREYAGIGTALGLLPPAEEVHPGFGAFLDSGTWRKEERRLIADPPREKTSPYDSHPPMRERVAAIEALPADAAGTYPGEPSPAGAGLLGDPAATGARTVLALPGAAGLRQLSWRDLAAEVGTAELGAETTPVLRAARAVLRTPADLGMLLDALDAGRWPEVVDCMPRPGHGGHMLLDDSLRARARADAADGLYSLALAALVEDGRARWELDWERGRHLEFDEGVHAALDRAVDAAMSPQDGAEPDSSGLRELLGLPVDRAPAQT
- a CDS encoding PHP domain-containing protein yields the protein MDPVEALDRIAFLLERDGAPTYRVRAFRGAGAAVAAMPPEELRRRAERPGGLEEVKGLGPKTAAVVREALAGDRPAYLTRLAEGAADAVPRPEGDAGRRMRAALRGDCHLHSDWSDGGSPIETMARTAMELGHEWAALTDHSPRLTVARGLTAERLRSQLEVVAEVGARLPGSFRLLTGIECDILADGALDQNAELLDRLDVVVASVHSKLRMDREEMTRRMISAISNPLVDVLGHCTGRLVAGKLRPESEFDADLVFAACERFGVAVEINSRPDRLDPPRRLLRKAVEAGVLFSIDSDAHAPGQLDWQIHGCARAEECGVPPQRVVNTWDADTLLRWTRTREVPATASQV